A window of the Trichocoleus sp. FACHB-46 genome harbors these coding sequences:
- the rpsU gene encoding 30S ribosomal protein S21 yields MAQIILNENEGIEAAIHRFKRKVSKAGIFPDMKKHRHFETPGEKRKRKLVAKHRQRKKYSRH; encoded by the coding sequence ATGGCCCAAATAATTCTAAATGAAAATGAGGGAATTGAGGCAGCAATCCATCGATTCAAGCGGAAAGTTTCTAAGGCGGGAATTTTTCCAGATATGAAGAAGCATCGCCACTTCGAAACGCCTGGGGAAAAACGTAAACGTAAATTAGTTGCTAAGCATAGACAGCGGAAAAAATATTCTCGTCACTGA